A segment of the Candidatus Jettenia caeni genome:
TCTGTGAAGGTCCAACAACATAAAAATACGAGCATGGTAAGGATGCCAGGCTTGAGACAAGTGATTCTAATACTATATCTGTATGAGATGCCAGCCATGCAGATGTCGCTGCCAAAGGAGGGCATATTATCCCCAGCGTCAATAGCACGATACCACAAACGATGATGACCCAGAATAATGGGAATACCAGGATGTTCGTGATAGCTATAAACGGTGTAACAAGATGAAAATAATAAGCCGTGAGAGGTACGGTCGCCAGCCATGCAGCAAGAGAAATACAGATAGATTTACGAAGATATTTTTTTAGAAAAAATAACCGTCCCCGCTCGGTCTTTCCTTGTAGTTTCTCTATAAATAAAGCAGTTTTAAATACTGTGCCTTCAATTTTTGATGGTCCATAAACAATACCCATCGTTGCCAATACCGATAGCTGAAACCCGATATTAAAAAGATCTGATGGATTCCTTATAAGGATAAAAAATATGGCGGTAAAGATACCACTGGTAATATCCCACTGCCTGCGTACTAAAAAGCTACAGAAGAAAATAATGGCCATGATACTGGCGCGCAGCACCGGTGGGTTAAGCCCGGTTAAAAAGGCATAGAGAATAATGATAATAAGGATAATCCCTGTTGATAGTGTTTGATTGATCCCGAATAAACGCAACGGCAAAAGCACGGTAAAAACTACAATCCCTACATTAAAACCGCTAATGGCTATGAAATGGATGATGCCTGTTTTCATAAAGTTATCAATCACCTCGCCTGAGAGGTCAACCCTGTTGCCTAATAATATGCTGCTGATCAAGGGCGCACTGTTGCTGAAGGTATGGGCATAAATGGTATTATTCAGGTAATTGTTTAACGCAGAGAGAAAACTATATATCCAATTCGTATGATACGAGTCTTTGACTTTTATATTATTCGTATGTACCACAGTCATTAAACACCGGATTGATGGCAGTTGCCCCTGCAAATATCTTTTGTAATCAAATTCACCCGGATTGGCAGGAGATTTTGGGAGGAATGCATAACCAAAAAGCTCCAACCTCTGACCATACACTAACTTGTTTAAAACAGGGAGGGGATGGCCTGTTTGTATAAGTTGATCTTTTGATAGATAGAGATTCACTTTGATAGCGCCGGATATGCTTTTCCATCCCGATAGAGTTTCTATTTTTTCTGCCTGGAGAGTAAAAGACATCTTATAGTCCGGTTTATAAAAAGTGTGTTTTGGTTGGAATTGAAGTAACCGCTTAGTTAAGGTATCCTCATCCAGGATAATGGGCGGATTTATAATAATTCCTGTAATGCGTTGCAGGGATTTCCGGGTAGTTAATACATGCTCAATATGATTGACGGGAAGAGATTCAGTACGGCAATCATAATATGCCATTGATATGGCAATAAGAAGGATAGGCAAACAGGGAAGTAAAAATACCGTAAATTTGTGGAAGCATAAACACAAGAGGCAAAATATCCACAAGAGAAAAACTACGGTGAGCGTAATAGAAACAGAAATCTTTGTAAGATATCCTAAATAGATACCACATACAAACAATAGCGTAATAAAAACAATAGGACGCTTCACGGTACAATTATAGTATAGATGTTGTACAGTAAAACCTTATGTGAGAAGCAACTGAAACATCTTAATCCCCCCTTGATCCCCCTTTAAAAAAGGGGGAAATGTAGGTGTTTCTTTCGTTTTGGAAATTGGACTACGGAGACAAGAATACCACCAGGTGAGAGGATAAAGCAAGAAATTTCCTAAGTATTTCAATGGGGAATGAATTTCCTGAATATTTAAAATAGGCCTTCGGCTACTTTTGTTTTGCGGCCAGGCGTAGGGG
Coding sequences within it:
- a CDS encoding DNA internalization-related competence protein, which gives rise to MKRPIVFITLLFVCGIYLGYLTKISVSITLTVVFLLWIFCLLCLCFHKFTVFLLPCLPILLIAISMAYYDCRTESLPVNHIEHVLTTRKSLQRITGIIINPPIILDEDTLTKRLLQFQPKHTFYKPDYKMSFTLQAEKIETLSGWKSISGAIKVNLYLSKDQLIQTGHPLPVLNKLVYGQRLELFGYAFLPKSPANPGEFDYKRYLQGQLPSIRCLMTVVHTNNIKVKDSYHTNWIYSFLSALNNYLNNTIYAHTFSNSAPLISSILLGNRVDLSGEVIDNFMKTGIIHFIAISGFNVGIVVFTVLLPLRLFGINQTLSTGIILIIIILYAFLTGLNPPVLRASIMAIIFFCSFLVRRQWDITSGIFTAIFFILIRNPSDLFNIGFQLSVLATMGIVYGPSKIEGTVFKTALFIEKLQGKTERGRLFFLKKYLRKSICISLAAWLATVPLTAYYFHLVTPFIAITNILVFPLFWVIIVCGIVLLTLGIICPPLAATSAWLASHTDIVLESLVSSLASLPCSYFYVVGPSQMEIILYYTGIVLLFYHNYLSLGIARIVIWGLLSAHILIFAGILKFPKNSLTITCLDVGHGGVTFIQFPNGKNILYDVGSWQNHDVGRYIVAPFLWRQKIKEIDLIILSHGHEDHWNGLPSLLERFSIKSVYSQRHLFSSNVGQRILSMLDKRNICTDVLSSGDDLKGFEPAVVKILHPPPFHSRTTPINDNSCVLKIEYLGHTVLLCADIQEQGIESILSRSEGIKSTILQIPHHGSSLHNLELFIKAVQPVYSFINSSNTITSHTTLNILQKNHIKTLQAHREGAVTFTIDKNGVTYSSFHEKKSQDYSYRYFYTCTFPVNYLQ